In Oceanobacillus sp. FSL K6-2867, one DNA window encodes the following:
- a CDS encoding ABC transporter substrate-binding protein, translating to MMVLFVVMLMVAFVAACSSNDDQDDTNEKPEEQTDSGKPSGDDADGAISGDLEIQYFVGGYGDAWWKKVIADFKEKYPDVNIIEHAGPNINEEMRSRWVSNDPPDVVYIDGAGSSETQMVEDGQLMNLTEWVEGIELEGGDKLMDSFIVEPGTFDGEIYSLPLVFDTWGTWYDRALFEKKGYEVPTDFESLMDSMAEIKEAEGIDPYVTSGQHPYYFLRGALYPAFGAAGGEELLADLITGAEGAWISEPVLEVMKRVERMQQEGMFDSGLGALNHTQSQMNFLLHENAFIPVGFWLPNEMANDIPEGFDFGFIPSPMQAEDESYAIVPDLRPLAIAEEAENPEAAKAFVEFAFTREYAMSFSEHTGAMMNITGVDLTQNENVPAYLTEANAMINDPDQVTIYNKPHPMSADLEVPVGNALMSLMLGNMTAEEFVQEAEKAAAEYRGSN from the coding sequence ATGATGGTGTTATTTGTCGTGATGCTTATGGTTGCCTTTGTGGCTGCTTGTTCATCAAATGATGATCAAGATGATACAAATGAAAAGCCAGAAGAGCAGACAGACTCGGGAAAACCTTCCGGTGACGACGCAGACGGTGCCATTTCAGGAGACTTAGAAATTCAGTATTTTGTTGGTGGCTATGGTGATGCTTGGTGGAAGAAAGTTATTGCAGATTTTAAAGAGAAATACCCAGACGTCAACATAATTGAGCATGCTGGTCCAAATATTAACGAGGAAATGCGGAGTCGCTGGGTTTCCAATGATCCACCAGATGTCGTATACATTGATGGAGCCGGATCCAGCGAAACACAAATGGTGGAAGATGGTCAGTTGATGAATTTAACTGAATGGGTAGAAGGTATTGAGCTAGAGGGCGGCGACAAGTTAATGGATAGTTTCATTGTTGAGCCAGGCACATTTGACGGCGAAATTTATTCCTTGCCGCTAGTTTTTGATACATGGGGTACATGGTATGACAGAGCATTGTTTGAAAAAAAGGGTTATGAAGTGCCAACAGATTTTGAAAGCTTAATGGATTCGATGGCAGAGATTAAAGAAGCGGAAGGAATCGACCCTTATGTAACAAGTGGACAGCACCCATATTACTTCCTGCGCGGAGCACTTTATCCGGCATTTGGTGCAGCAGGTGGAGAGGAATTGCTGGCTGATCTAATCACTGGTGCAGAAGGTGCTTGGATAAGTGAACCGGTGTTAGAGGTTATGAAGCGCGTAGAAAGAATGCAGCAGGAAGGAATGTTTGACTCAGGACTTGGTGCATTAAACCATACCCAATCACAAATGAATTTCTTGCTGCATGAAAATGCCTTTATTCCAGTCGGGTTCTGGCTGCCAAACGAAATGGCAAACGATATCCCGGAAGGTTTTGATTTTGGCTTTATTCCTTCCCCGATGCAGGCTGAGGATGAGAGCTATGCAATTGTACCAGACCTTCGTCCATTAGCAATTGCCGAGGAGGCGGAGAATCCGGAGGCGGCAAAAGCATTCGTGGAATTTGCATTTACACGTGAATATGCGATGTCATTCTCCGAGCATACGGGTGCCATGATGAATATTACTGGCGTGGACTTAACGCAAAACGAAAATGTTCCTGCATATCTAACGGAAGCAAATGCAATGATTAATGATCCAGACCAAGTGACGATTTATAATAAGCCACATCCAATGAGTGCTGATTTAGAGGTCCCTGTTGGAAATGCACTTATGTCACTCATGCTTGGAAATATGACTGCAGAGGAATTTGTTCAAGAAGCAGAAAAAGCTGCAGCTGAATATCGCGGCAGTAATTAA
- a CDS encoding sugar ABC transporter permease: MVQSKKQKYLFLAFCLIPTFILFAVFTLYPLFSGLYYSFFDWSGSSQNKEFIGLANYIKLAKDAIIPNTIMHDYFLVVTKVIGIMILALFFAVALTQLKIKEAPFYRIVFFFPNIMSVVVIGILWTFIYNPSLGLINSGLEFIGLESLAKPWLGDETWALPSLVLPSIWAGIGLFMLMLIGGISNISKSYYEAAEIDGASEWQQFWKVTLPLIWPQIKISILYIVITTLNGSFIIVQVMTGGGPNNATHVMGSYLYQQAFVQYNFGYGATIGVMILILSLITVLILQFFMRRDKIEY, encoded by the coding sequence GTGGTACAGTCTAAAAAACAAAAGTATTTGTTCCTAGCTTTTTGTTTAATTCCGACCTTTATCTTATTTGCTGTGTTTACCTTATATCCATTGTTTAGCGGGTTGTATTATTCCTTCTTTGATTGGTCGGGATCTTCGCAAAACAAGGAGTTTATTGGGTTGGCCAACTACATAAAATTAGCAAAGGATGCAATTATCCCAAATACCATTATGCATGATTATTTTCTGGTCGTAACGAAAGTAATTGGGATTATGATTCTAGCACTGTTTTTTGCAGTTGCTTTAACCCAGTTAAAAATTAAAGAAGCACCTTTCTACCGAATTGTATTTTTCTTTCCTAACATTATGTCTGTTGTCGTTATTGGAATCCTATGGACATTTATTTATAATCCTAGTCTTGGATTGATTAACTCCGGCCTGGAATTTATCGGCTTGGAAAGCTTGGCAAAGCCATGGCTCGGCGATGAAACATGGGCGCTGCCAAGTCTTGTGCTCCCTTCCATCTGGGCTGGGATTGGTTTATTTATGCTCATGCTGATTGGAGGGATTTCCAATATTTCCAAAAGCTATTATGAAGCAGCAGAAATTGATGGGGCAAGTGAGTGGCAGCAATTTTGGAAGGTCACACTGCCATTGATCTGGCCGCAAATTAAAATTTCAATTCTTTATATCGTCATTACAACGTTAAATGGATCGTTTATTATTGTCCAGGTAATGACGGGCGGCGGACCAAATAATGCAACACATGTAATGGGATCATACCTCTATCAGCAAGCATTTGTCCAATACAATTTTGGCTACGGGGCAACCATTGGCGTCATGATTTTAATTCTATCCCTGATAACCGTGCTTATTCTCCAGTTCTTTATGCGTCGCGATAAAATTGAATATTAG
- a CDS encoding carbohydrate ABC transporter permease, which yields MKRSVGQILGRAGIRIPLILWTIAVLYPIFWMFLGSFKSNAEIYRNPWGFPESFSLDNFMTAWTNYNIDTSVFNSLMVTVIGTALTLVLAIPTAYAIERIQFRGSKALFLLYISAMMIPMVLGWIPLFFLLAELNLLDNIYGLAIVYAVSQLPFTIFVLTSFISTIPKSLEESAAMDGMSPYMVLWKIITPLSMSGIITVTIMNAIQFWNEYFMALIFLNTSDNYTLALAIDFISSEAQYTNAWGTLFASLVIAIIPVIVLYAIFQRRIAKGLTEGAIKG from the coding sequence GTGAAGCGGAGTGTCGGACAAATTCTGGGAAGAGCAGGAATTCGCATCCCGTTAATTCTCTGGACAATAGCTGTATTGTATCCGATTTTCTGGATGTTTCTTGGTTCGTTTAAATCAAATGCTGAAATCTACCGCAACCCATGGGGCTTTCCAGAGTCATTCAGCCTCGACAATTTTATGACAGCATGGACAAACTACAATATCGATACAAGTGTGTTTAATAGCTTAATGGTTACGGTTATTGGAACGGCTCTTACGTTAGTGCTCGCAATTCCAACCGCTTATGCAATTGAACGGATTCAGTTTCGCGGCAGCAAGGCGTTGTTTCTATTATATATTTCAGCGATGATGATTCCGATGGTATTAGGCTGGATTCCATTATTCTTTCTCTTAGCCGAACTTAATCTCTTGGACAATATTTATGGATTAGCAATCGTCTATGCGGTAAGCCAGCTTCCGTTTACGATATTTGTGTTAACGAGTTTTATTAGTACAATTCCGAAATCATTGGAAGAATCAGCTGCAATGGACGGTATGTCACCATATATGGTTTTATGGAAAATCATTACGCCATTAAGTATGTCCGGGATTATTACCGTTACGATTATGAATGCAATCCAATTCTGGAATGAATATTTTATGGCATTAATCTTTTTGAATACAAGTGATAACTATACCCTGGCATTGGCAATTGACTTTATTAGCAGTGAAGCACAATATACGAATGCATGGGGGACATTGTTTGCGAGCCTGGTGATTGCCATTATTCCAGTTATTGTTCTTTATGCGATTTTCCAAAGACGGATTGCGAAAGGTTTAACGGAAGGAGCAATTAAAGGATAA
- a CDS encoding glycoside hydrolase family 3 protein: protein MKLKYVLTTLSLTLLVVSIPLSSLANQTGEAGNHDAMIREIMEDMTIEEKVGQLFIVHVYGKTPTDPAYELMNIANNRGGKDFKEVIENYHIGGVIYFNWTDNIGTPLDVDQVNGLSNGLQDIALEQDQEIPLFVSTDQEGGIVQRATSPATVFPGNMALGAARLDNYAAQSGGILGKELDALGINMNFAPTVDVNMNPENPVIGVRSFGEDPDRVSRLGVAQIEALQKENVIATAKHFPGHGDTDVDSHYGLPIIDHDLETLHEVDLKPFKDAIDAGVDAIMTGHIVVPALDDSGLPATLSEPILTDLLRDEMGFKGLIITDSLDMSGANVLPPEEVPVEAFKAGADILLNPANVEEAYTSMLEAVQSGEIGEERLNESVYRILLAKAEKGLFEDSYAEPANVENIGTGANLQTAKEIAEKSITLVKNEQEALPVSDGETVLVTGPSVAKPDLIAELFDEKGISGDSFATATNPTAGQIDRAVELAEAADKVIITTYTANTSSQQQALVEALQATGKPIIVSAHRNPYDVMAFPDVDGYVASYSYLDVSIEAVAGVLAGEINPFGSLPVTIPGHYEMGDGLDYVDIPHSAAGMKQLVDQLDEAGEISNEEAGRALKLHLTAVAQYEDRKLPDKVVKHLEGFRKLLDQQQDSEAISKKAHSYLDTEGLRLIEHWIKN, encoded by the coding sequence GTGAAGTTAAAATACGTGTTAACCACTTTATCACTGACACTGCTTGTCGTCAGCATTCCCCTTTCCAGCTTGGCAAATCAGACAGGTGAAGCAGGAAACCATGACGCAATGATTCGGGAAATTATGGAGGATATGACGATAGAAGAGAAGGTTGGTCAGCTATTTATTGTACATGTCTATGGTAAAACACCGACAGATCCAGCTTACGAGTTGATGAACATTGCGAATAATCGTGGAGGGAAAGACTTTAAGGAGGTTATTGAAAACTATCATATTGGCGGTGTGATTTATTTTAACTGGACCGACAATATTGGAACACCACTTGATGTCGACCAAGTTAATGGATTATCAAATGGATTACAGGATATTGCGTTAGAACAAGACCAGGAAATTCCACTGTTTGTTTCCACAGACCAAGAGGGTGGGATTGTCCAGAGAGCAACGAGTCCTGCCACTGTCTTTCCAGGGAATATGGCACTTGGTGCGGCGAGACTGGATAATTATGCTGCACAAAGCGGAGGTATTCTCGGAAAGGAGCTGGATGCCCTTGGCATTAATATGAACTTTGCTCCAACAGTGGATGTCAATATGAATCCAGAAAATCCGGTAATTGGTGTTCGCTCTTTTGGTGAGGACCCGGATCGTGTGTCCCGTCTTGGAGTTGCGCAAATCGAGGCACTCCAGAAAGAAAATGTGATTGCAACGGCGAAGCATTTCCCGGGACATGGAGATACGGATGTTGATTCACATTATGGCCTGCCGATTATAGATCATGATTTGGAAACACTGCATGAAGTTGATTTGAAGCCTTTTAAGGATGCAATCGATGCAGGTGTAGATGCCATTATGACAGGACATATTGTTGTTCCAGCATTGGATGACTCCGGTCTTCCAGCTACTTTATCTGAACCAATCCTTACTGATTTATTACGTGATGAGATGGGATTTAAAGGTTTAATTATTACCGATAGCCTTGATATGTCTGGTGCAAATGTCTTGCCTCCCGAAGAAGTTCCAGTAGAGGCATTTAAAGCAGGAGCGGATATTCTATTAAATCCAGCAAATGTGGAGGAAGCTTATACGAGCATGCTTGAAGCTGTACAGTCTGGCGAAATTGGTGAGGAACGGTTAAATGAATCGGTTTATCGTATTCTACTGGCAAAAGCAGAAAAAGGCTTATTTGAAGATTCTTATGCAGAACCAGCGAATGTAGAAAATATCGGAACAGGAGCCAATTTGCAAACAGCTAAGGAGATCGCTGAAAAAAGCATCACGCTTGTTAAAAACGAGCAGGAAGCTTTGCCTGTATCCGATGGAGAAACAGTGCTTGTAACTGGGCCATCAGTCGCGAAGCCTGACCTGATAGCAGAATTATTCGATGAAAAAGGAATAAGTGGGGATAGCTTTGCAACGGCAACAAATCCGACAGCAGGGCAAATTGATCGTGCTGTGGAGCTTGCTGAAGCAGCGGACAAAGTGATTATCACGACCTACACGGCAAACACAAGTAGTCAGCAGCAAGCATTGGTTGAAGCATTGCAAGCTACTGGGAAGCCAATTATTGTATCTGCTCATCGGAATCCATATGATGTGATGGCCTTTCCAGATGTGGATGGATATGTGGCCAGCTACAGCTATTTAGATGTATCCATAGAGGCAGTTGCCGGTGTGCTGGCAGGTGAAATTAATCCATTTGGGAGCTTACCTGTCACAATCCCGGGGCACTATGAAATGGGAGATGGGCTGGACTATGTTGATATTCCACATAGTGCTGCTGGAATGAAGCAGCTTGTCGATCAATTGGATGAAGCTGGAGAAATATCGAATGAAGAAGCAGGCCGTGCACTGAAGCTGCACTTAACTGCAGTAGCCCAATATGAGGATCGCAAGCTGCCTGATAAGGTGGTTAAACATTTGGAAGGCTTTCGAAAACTGCTCGATCAGCAACAGGATAGTGAGGCAATTTCAAAGAAAGCTCATAGTTATTTAGATACAGAGGGATTGCGATTAATTGAACATTGGATAAAAAATTAA
- a CDS encoding signal peptidase I — protein MRIKSILKKCTSFLSTILFIVLLSVLFLSLASKAAGNEVNLFGYQVKSVLSGSMEPDIQTGSLIAIQTGGEGERFQENDVITFQTEEDVLVTHRIVEVKHDGQQYVTKGDANNGVDRNPVLAENIVGQYTGITIPYLGYVMNFTSSREGAALLFIFPGILLIGYSLITIRSTLKEVKQLMNEKEIRA, from the coding sequence ATGCGTATAAAAAGTATATTAAAAAAATGTACTAGCTTTCTATCAACTATTTTATTTATCGTCTTGTTATCTGTCCTTTTTCTCTCTCTTGCGTCTAAAGCAGCAGGGAATGAGGTAAATCTGTTTGGATACCAAGTAAAGTCTGTGCTGTCGGGTTCCATGGAGCCTGATATTCAAACAGGATCGCTTATCGCAATTCAAACAGGAGGGGAAGGAGAACGATTTCAGGAAAACGATGTGATTACATTTCAAACAGAAGAAGATGTATTGGTAACGCACCGAATTGTCGAAGTAAAGCATGACGGACAGCAATATGTGACGAAGGGCGATGCGAATAATGGGGTAGACCGAAATCCAGTGCTGGCAGAGAACATTGTCGGGCAATATACCGGGATTACGATTCCTTATTTAGGCTATGTCATGAATTTTACCAGCTCACGCGAAGGTGCAGCATTACTGTTTATTTTTCCAGGCATCCTATTGATTGGCTATTCCTTGATTACGATAAGAAGCACGTTAAAAGAAGTGAAACAGCTCATGAATGAAAAAGAAATCCGAGCATAA
- a CDS encoding CalY family protein — MNIKKKLGTGIISAVLGLTLVGGGTFAYFSDTETTNNTFAAGTLDLAVNPTQIIEVDNIKPGDSMIRDFELQNNGTLDIDKVLLETEYTVNDASGDNTEDFGEHIQVEFLYNADKLDEVIYETTLAELKSLTPEAVNENVFYPLLGENGLQVDSIDDLVVKFNFVDNGEDQNQFQGDSLNLEWTFTATQTAGEDK, encoded by the coding sequence ATGAATATTAAAAAAAAATTAGGGACAGGTATTATTTCGGCAGTGCTTGGTTTAACACTGGTTGGTGGAGGAACGTTTGCTTATTTTAGTGATACGGAAACAACGAACAATACATTTGCTGCAGGGACATTAGATTTAGCGGTGAATCCGACACAAATTATTGAGGTGGATAATATCAAACCAGGTGATTCCATGATTCGCGACTTTGAACTACAAAACAATGGAACATTGGATATCGATAAGGTGCTGTTAGAAACAGAATATACGGTGAATGATGCGTCGGGTGATAATACAGAGGACTTTGGCGAGCATATCCAAGTAGAATTTCTTTATAATGCAGACAAATTGGATGAGGTAATTTATGAAACGACGCTTGCAGAGCTAAAGTCGCTGACACCAGAGGCTGTAAATGAGAATGTCTTTTATCCGCTGCTTGGTGAAAATGGTTTGCAGGTTGACTCCATTGATGACTTAGTCGTTAAATTTAACTTTGTTGATAATGGAGAAGACCAAAATCAATTTCAAGGGGATTCCTTGAATTTGGAATGGACATTTACTGCCACACAAACAGCTGGTGAAGATAAGTAG
- a CDS encoding serine hydrolase domain-containing protein: MKNRLLMVITILMTIVLLFPHAELSNASIAESIVVEADRAQMLQQPLDDLDDEIEEALADKVMPGAVVLIARDGEIVKHQAYGYAARYTDDQFTEMDNPVHMQEETIFDVASISKLFTATAIMQLWDQGEFELDDPVYWYIPEFAAQDKEDVTIRHLLTHTSGFRPSTTEPIHEMEGTREELLDFVLNEPLQNTPGTAYLYSDVDYITLGVLIERVSGERQDDFVREFITEPLNMTDTMYAPSADLQNRIAATEYQPWTNRGIVWGSVHDEKAWALDGVAGHAGVFSSAPDLAVFAEMMLNKGNHEGTQILSEEAVELMNTNWNEAFPGQDQGLGWELNQEWYMDDLAELNTMGHTGYTGTSIVVSPNKKSVTILLTNRVHPTRDTVSTNTIRKKAAEKTADSIHAWNAAGMQMMVERLDERGAFNLSSDAHALQLHLTAIEQFENKGDQAKVIKHLEGLQQLIDYLFIHEGIDNATYDDLQRTADYLLGKWQ; the protein is encoded by the coding sequence ATGAAGAATCGGTTACTGATGGTAATAACCATTTTAATGACGATTGTTTTATTATTTCCTCATGCGGAATTAAGCAATGCGTCCATTGCAGAATCAATAGTAGTTGAAGCAGACCGTGCCCAGATGCTCCAGCAGCCGCTGGATGATTTGGATGATGAAATAGAAGAAGCCTTGGCGGATAAGGTAATGCCTGGAGCTGTTGTATTAATTGCTAGAGATGGAGAAATCGTCAAGCACCAGGCATACGGATATGCAGCACGTTACACGGACGATCAATTTACCGAGATGGATAATCCTGTTCATATGCAGGAAGAAACCATCTTTGATGTGGCCTCTATATCGAAGTTATTTACTGCAACAGCAATTATGCAATTATGGGACCAGGGTGAATTTGAATTGGACGATCCTGTTTATTGGTATATTCCTGAATTTGCTGCACAAGACAAGGAGGATGTAACGATCCGCCATCTCCTGACACATACGTCCGGGTTTAGGCCGAGCACGACAGAACCGATTCATGAAATGGAAGGAACACGTGAAGAGCTGTTAGATTTTGTATTAAACGAGCCATTACAAAATACACCAGGTACAGCTTATTTATATAGCGATGTTGATTATATTACGTTGGGTGTATTAATCGAACGCGTTAGTGGCGAGCGGCAGGATGACTTTGTGAGAGAGTTTATTACAGAGCCTTTAAACATGACGGATACGATGTATGCTCCATCAGCTGATTTACAGAACCGTATTGCGGCTACGGAATATCAGCCGTGGACGAATCGCGGGATTGTTTGGGGAAGTGTGCATGATGAAAAGGCTTGGGCGCTTGATGGAGTAGCTGGACATGCTGGGGTATTCAGCAGTGCGCCAGATCTTGCTGTCTTCGCCGAGATGATGCTGAATAAAGGGAACCATGAAGGAACTCAAATTCTTTCAGAGGAAGCTGTCGAGCTGATGAATACGAATTGGAATGAAGCATTTCCAGGCCAGGATCAAGGACTTGGCTGGGAACTTAATCAAGAATGGTATATGGATGATCTGGCAGAGTTGAATACGATGGGGCATACCGGCTATACCGGAACGTCGATTGTCGTTAGTCCAAATAAAAAATCGGTTACAATCCTGCTGACTAATCGCGTCCATCCGACACGTGATACGGTCTCAACGAACACGATTCGCAAAAAAGCAGCAGAAAAGACGGCAGACTCCATTCATGCATGGAATGCAGCAGGGATGCAAATGATGGTGGAGCGGCTTGATGAAAGAGGTGCATTTAATCTGTCATCTGATGCCCATGCTCTCCAGCTGCATTTAACAGCAATTGAGCAATTTGAAAATAAAGGAGACCAAGCAAAGGTCATAAAGCATTTAGAAGGCTTGCAGCAATTAATTGATTATCTTTTCATACATGAGGGAATTGACAATGCGACATATGATGATTTACAACGAACAGCAGATTATTTACTAGGAAAATGGCAGTAA